In the genome of Salmo trutta chromosome 39, fSalTru1.1, whole genome shotgun sequence, the window TTCGACTTGAGAGCCTCCAAATACTTTGGTCTCAAGTTTCAGCTTGCCGAAACCCCACACCCTACCTTGGCAGTGCCTGTCGCTGAAGCACAGCCTTCTAGATGTAGTCGACACCCCGTTTATTTTTGCCCAAAGGTGTTTTGGTTTGTCCGTTTTTGTTTTAATTTGTTTCGCAGTCATTCCGTTCCAAAGTGTTCTCCGGTCAGTTTCTGTATTCTGTCAGGTGAATCGGTCTTATCCAGTGTAAGCTTTAATttaccccccctctcctctctattgaCAAAGTTTACGAGTCGGTCCAATTTTAAGAGCGAGGCTCAACAAAGTCTTAAAAGCATTTACTGCACATGTTATGCCAGGGCTTGTTGTTGCTGGATACAGAGTGAACCGCAATGAACACTTGCCTGCGGGGGATGTCCTTTTGCACAGACATTAAGAGGATGTGCGTCCATGTATGTGTGTTGTATACAAGGTGCTGGGAGGTTTTCTAAAAGTGCAGTTCTTTAACGAAAGCTTTTAGCTTAATCTTGGACGTTAACTGTACAGCTTTTGTCAGTGGTTTAGTAATTAAAATTAAATTGTTTTGACATTCCATGAGACTCCACTCATTGTTAAAGCCTTGTATATTAGTCATTCCAACAAATTGGCCAAATGTGATAAATACCTGGGAAATGCTTGAATCCTGTGATGACTATAAATGTTcttccatgctgtttaaacacTCCTGTAGTCCTCCTGTCCTGTTTCTGTCCTGTTTCCTTTTGTTCACGCTAGTCGGTGAGTTGTTTTGTTTCAACTTTTTTTTAATCTTCGTACTGGAATTCTAAGGAGGCAAATGCACCAACATTTGCTTATGTTGTCATAATGTGATGCTTCTTTGAAATGGTTGAGTTGGAAACTGGAAACGTCGTGTGCTGTGTTCATttcatttttccttttttttcaatttggTACAAAATAACATTCCAATATTTTGAGTGTTTGTTACATTGTTCCAAGTTTTGTATCTGTAGAGTTTAGTttcatagaaatacatgaataaatatatatttgaacAGAATGACTTTGCAATGTCTTTGTTTGGAATGATTACTTCACTGTAGACCTCTGTACTTCACTTCTAAAACACCTTAATCTGAGTCTGCATTGCCCTCTTGTGGCAAGAAGGAAGAACATACTACACACCCATTTCAGTTTCTTaaattatttttattaaaaatgCATCTTGTGTAGCTGTATCAAGAACAAACTTTTTTATTTTGCTCTATAATCTTAGGCCTGTATTTGTCATGCACCATCAGTTATAGGTCTAGCCTAGGTGCTCTCCAAAGACCGTTGCCCTGGCCTAGATTACACCAGTATAACTATTAATCTTACTTGGAAAAACTGAGCCATTCTCAGAGGTTTTAGGCCTAGATACAGGTGCACTCCTCTGGTATGATGTTGGGCAGGGTCTCGTATTTAAAGGAGTACCCTCCGTCAGACGTAGTGGTGAACCGTAGTGACTTCATGGTCCCGGGGACCGGAGCGCAGCACTGTTTGATCCCCAGCATAGCAGTGGTGCGGTCCGAAGCCGAGCAGGTGCCATGACAGTAGTAGAAGTTGAGAACCTTCGGGTGAACGATCCAGTTGTCCCAGCCCAGCTCCTGGAACGAGATGTTGATCATCTCCCGCTGACAGTCGCTGTACTCTGGCTTCTGCTGCGATGGCCGCATCAGGAGGTCGATGGCCGATGGGAACCAGGGAATGGTGGCGGCCGCTCGCCGTGGGGAGCGGTCTGGGCCGTGAGGTCGGGCGTGCAGGTGGAGGAATGGCATTTTGTCGGCTTCGTTTGCGTGGCATTCGCAGGCGGGGCAGCGCACCTGGAGTACGAAGGGGCCTTGGGTCAGGGCGGTGAGGAGGTGGTGCTCGACGTGGTAGGTGGTCCAGCCATCAGCGGTGGTCTTGGCTGGAAACTCTGCCACCTGGAGGAGCTGCTGGTCTGAagtgaggaggaagagaggggtgaTGTTCCTGCTGGCCCCCTCGCCTGCGTAGAACCAGAAATGGGCTGAGGTGATGGCAGACTGCTGGTTGTCTAGGGAGGATTGGAAGTAGTAGGTGAAGTGGCTGGTGGCTCTCTCCTCTGATGGGGAGTCTGAGCTATCACAGGTAGAGCCTGGAAAAACAAGGCAGACAGTGGAAATAAGACCAGGTCAATGGATGGGGAAACAAATAACCTACAGTTGTTGTCTGGaaaaacatctgacaaacttCACTTTTGGAGTGAACTAGTGGAGAGATTGACtaaagagaagagaaaaggaaCATGGCATCAGAGCGTGAGAAAAGGACAAAGAGGGATATGGACTCTCACTCACCAGAGCTGGGGAAGAGGATGACTTGCTCATGGCTCTCCTGGTGATGCCTCCTGTGGTCCTGTGCCCAGGCTGCCCTCCCTACCCTGGTGGATCTCCGGTGACCTCGCCccgcctctgctctctctctgcccccatcAGGGGCCTGTTGGCTGGGCTCAGGGGGCTGCTCCAGCCCTAACCCATCAAGGAGGTGCTGTTTGAACCAGTCCAACACCACGTCACGAGGCAGCTCGTCTCCCTGGCAGGCCTGGGTCAGGGTCTGGGTCCACAGGAGTAGCAGGGCACAGGAGAGGACGCTAGAAGGACCACTCCGCATGGTTCAGATCTCTTCAGTCTATAGAGGAGGGTTGTGAAGCATGTAGATCGAGGTGGAAAATTGCTTTGAGTTTGAGTAATCCAAGTAGGTCAAATATCCCTGTCTAATAATTGGTAAGGTGACCAAATGGGTCAATTGATTGTGCCAGAACTTCTAGTAGATGAAGTAAAGTAGTGTAGATCCTTCTCTGTCCTGAGCCGGTGGGCAAGTGGTGTCAATGAAGTCCTGCATTATTTGGTAGTTCCATCTCTGCGAATGCAGAGCACTGTGTCTCTCTTATCAATTGTTTTGTCATGGAATAATATTGCCTCCTACCCATGCCTATCTAGACACTGGGGaaaaagggagtgagagagagcccTATGTTATTGTTATGCAGTCATAATCCAGAGGAAAGACTTCAGAGTATGACCTTGTGGGTGATTGGAAGTTACAATGTATTTGATCACAGTCTGCGTTTCATGGTAAGGGCCACTTTGTTCTTGTACTGTATTACATTTGtctgttttgtgaagtgaacTGTAGCAAAACTTTGAAACCATTTCTGAGGTATTTTTCCTTAGTGTTAAGGTTTTCTTTAATACACAtagtgtgtgtatttagtgtaGGAGGTGTGATGAGATTTCAGCAGCGGAGAAGTATTAGACAAAACACCAGGGCCAGATAAGACAGGATTGAAAGAGGTGTTGTCTGAAATGGAACGGTTTACAGGCTCTGTAAGTGCAGaaaatgtggttgtctcacctagctatcttaagatgaacgcACTGTAAGTCACTCCTGATAGgagcatctgctgaatgactCGAATATAAACAGATATTGGGGTCAGTTATTGAAAATGA includes:
- the inha gene encoding inhibin alpha chain, with amino-acid sequence MRSGPSSVLSCALLLLWTQTLTQACQGDELPRDVVLDWFKQHLLDGLGLEQPPEPSQQAPDGGRERAEAGRGHRRSTRVGRAAWAQDHRRHHQESHEQVILFPSSGSTCDSSDSPSEERATSHFTYYFQSSLDNQQSAITSAHFWFYAGEGASRNITPLFLLTSDQQLLQVAEFPAKTTADGWTTYHVEHHLLTALTQGPFVLQVRCPACECHANEADKMPFLHLHARPHGPDRSPRRAAATIPWFPSAIDLLMRPSQQKPEYSDCQREMINISFQELGWDNWIVHPKVLNFYYCHGTCSASDRTTAMLGIKQCCAPVPGTMKSLRFTTTSDGGYSFKYETLPNIIPEECTCI